A single region of the Triticum dicoccoides isolate Atlit2015 ecotype Zavitan chromosome 2B, WEW_v2.0, whole genome shotgun sequence genome encodes:
- the LOC119360972 gene encoding transcription factor MYB80-like: MGRIPCCEKDNVKRGQWTPEEDNKLLSYITQHGTRNWRLIPKNAGLQRCGKSCRLRWTNYLRPDLKHGEFTDAEEQTIIKLHSVVGNRWSVIAAQLPGRTDNDVKNHWNTKLKKKLSGMGIDPVTHKSFSHLMAEIATTLAPPQVAHLAEAALGCFKDEMLHLLTKKRPTDFPSPAIPDMAAGASGGMAMGSGALITPCFNAPPQADDTIERIKMGLSRAIMSEPAAPAADKPWPSGDMSEGLAGMYAAFNPAHATEFRYEGTASGYVLGGDGDQGTSMWSHHSMYSGSSGTEGGRPALQEKGNDSVGSSGGDDEAEDGKEGGKGASDMSGLFGSDCVLWDLPDELTNNMWKFCQLGSSSADSTTRMRDRHRP, from the exons atgggccggatcccgtgctgcgaGAAGGACAACGTGAAGCGCGGGCAGTGGACGCCCGAGGAGGACAACAAGCTGCTCTCCTACATCACGCAGCACGGCACGCGCAACTGGCGCCTCATCCCCAAGAACGCCG GGCTGCAGCGCTGCGGGAAGAGTTGCCGGCTGCGGTGGACCAACTACCTGCGGCCCGACCTCAAGCACGGCGAGTTCACTGACGCCGAGGAGCAGACCATCATCAAGCTGCACTCCGTCGTCGGCAACAG GTGGTCGGTGATCGCGGCCCAGCTGCCGGGGCGGACGGACAACGACGTCAAGAACCACTGGAACACCAAGCTCAAGAAGAAGCTGTCCGGGATGGGCATCGACCCCGTCACGCACAAGTCTTTCTCGCACCTCATGGCCGAGATCGCCACCACGCTCGCCCCGCCGCAGGTGGCGCACCTCGCCGAGGCCGCCCTGGGGTGCTTCAAGGACGAGATGCTCCACCTCCTCACCAAGAAGCGCCCCACCGACTTCCCCTCGCCCGCCATACCCGACATGGCGGCGGGCGCCAGCGGGGGCATGGCCATGGGCTCGGGCGCGCTCATCACGCCCTGCTTCAACGCGCCGCCACAAGCCGACGACACCATCGAGCGCATCAAGATGGGCCTGTCCCGCGCCATCATGAGCGAGCCCGCCGCTCCCGCCGCCGACAAGCCGTGGCCATCGGGCGACATGTCCGAGGGGCTGGCCGGCATGTACGCCGCATTCAACCCTGCGCACGCGACGGAGTTCCGGTACGAAGGGACGGCGTCGGGGTACGTCCTTGGGGGCGACGGCGACCAGGGCACGTCGATGTGGAGCCACCACAGCATGTACAGTGGGAGCTCCGGCACCGAGGGGGGCAGGCCAGCATTGCAGGAAAAAGGCAACGACAGCGttggcagcagcggcggcgacgaTGAGGCGGAAGACGGCAAGGAGGGAGGGAAGGGAGCCTCCGACATGTCGGGGCTGTTTGGATCCGATTGCGTACTCTGGGACTTGCCCGACGAGCTGACGAATAACATGT GGAAATTTTGTCAACTCGGT tcgtcctccgccgactcgacgacgaggatgcgggataggcatcgtcca